The following are encoded together in the Tepidiforma bonchosmolovskayae genome:
- a CDS encoding Fpg/Nei family DNA glycosylase — protein MPEIPELEAIRGFFDDQLTGRRIAASAVRIPVVFRTPASEFRETLPGDAFTAFGRRGKFLLLSLASGRVLAVNPMLTGRFQYVDPAVKLPAKTCLVLDIEGGRSLRYADERLMGKLYLVTADGLESIPGWTAGGPDLLDPALTEDAWLARIARYRGGIKNILVNAEFVQGIGNAYADEILWEARINPYTPRTKLAPDDLRRLFRAAREVMDWATPLARAAMVRDGTLDYEERRDFLRVHRRGGQPCPRCGTPITEITANQRITSFCRQCQPELPA, from the coding sequence ATGCCCGAAATCCCCGAGCTCGAAGCCATTCGCGGCTTCTTCGACGACCAGCTCACCGGGCGCCGCATCGCCGCCAGCGCCGTCCGCATCCCCGTCGTCTTCCGCACGCCCGCCAGCGAGTTCCGCGAAACCCTCCCCGGCGATGCCTTCACCGCCTTCGGCCGCCGCGGAAAATTCCTTCTCCTCTCCCTCGCCTCCGGCCGCGTCCTCGCCGTCAATCCGATGCTCACCGGCCGCTTCCAGTACGTCGACCCCGCCGTGAAGCTCCCCGCAAAGACCTGCCTCGTCCTCGACATCGAAGGCGGCCGCTCCCTCCGGTACGCCGACGAGCGCCTCATGGGCAAGCTCTACCTCGTCACGGCCGACGGCCTCGAATCCATCCCCGGCTGGACCGCCGGCGGGCCCGACCTCCTCGACCCGGCCCTCACCGAAGATGCCTGGCTGGCCCGCATCGCGAGGTACCGCGGCGGCATCAAGAACATCCTCGTGAACGCCGAGTTCGTCCAGGGCATCGGCAACGCCTACGCCGACGAAATCCTCTGGGAAGCCCGCATCAACCCCTACACCCCGCGCACGAAACTTGCCCCGGACGACCTCCGCCGCCTCTTCCGCGCCGCCCGCGAAGTGATGGACTGGGCCACGCCCCTCGCCCGCGCCGCCATGGTCCGCGACGGCACCCTCGACTACGAAGAGCGCCGCGACTTCCTCCGCGTCCACCGCCGCGGCGGCCAGCCCTGCCCCCGCTGCGGCACGCCCATCACCGAAATCACCGCAAACCAGCGCATCACCAGCTTCTGCCGGCAGTGTCAGCCGGAGCTGCCTGCCTGA
- a CDS encoding PaaI family thioesterase, translating to MSDDPFGQSIASLANWVPPDEPPTGQRAALHRLAAAMRAVAEALTDMQADEADLIAAAEAMEQFGARLEATRTGHRPWGFAESAPAGDARAMFDRSPVIGLGNPVAPPLRMEIDGDRIIGRANFGAQYEGPPGHVHGGIIAAAFDEVLGMAQARTGRPGMTGTLTIRYRRPTPLHTEVVFEARVDRVEGRKIFAAGTLHAGETLCAEAEGIFISVDFSRLVR from the coding sequence ATGAGCGACGACCCGTTCGGCCAGTCCATCGCCTCCCTCGCGAACTGGGTGCCGCCCGATGAGCCGCCCACCGGCCAGCGCGCCGCCCTCCACCGCCTCGCCGCCGCCATGCGCGCTGTCGCCGAGGCCCTCACCGATATGCAGGCCGACGAAGCCGACCTCATCGCCGCCGCCGAGGCGATGGAGCAGTTCGGCGCCCGCCTCGAAGCTACCCGCACCGGGCACCGCCCGTGGGGCTTCGCCGAATCCGCACCCGCCGGCGATGCCCGCGCCATGTTCGACCGCAGCCCCGTCATCGGCCTCGGCAACCCCGTCGCGCCGCCGCTCCGCATGGAGATCGACGGCGACCGGATCATCGGCCGCGCGAACTTCGGCGCCCAGTACGAAGGCCCGCCCGGCCACGTCCACGGCGGCATCATCGCCGCCGCCTTCGATGAGGTGCTCGGCATGGCCCAGGCCCGCACCGGCCGCCCCGGCATGACCGGCACCCTCACCATCCGCTACCGCCGGCCGACGCCCCTCCACACCGAGGTCGTCTTCGAAGCCCGCGTCGACCGCGTCGAAGGCCGCAAAATCTTCGCCGCCGGGACCCTCCACGCCGGCGAAACCCTCTGCGCCGAGGCCGAGGGCATCTTCATCTCCGTCGACTTCAGCCGCCTCGTCCGCTGA
- a CDS encoding CaiB/BaiF CoA transferase family protein — protein sequence MTAPLEGIRVIELANYVAAPSAGGLLRDLGAEVIKIEPPGGEVMRGVVPTGTGPGTAPFNFLFELENRGKRSVTVDLDAPGGPEVVHRLLAGADIFLTNLLPRRLRRFGLTPEEVHARNPGVVVVAITGYGLEGPDADRPGFDFSAFWTRSGIMSLIGHPGSPPVISRIAQGDHTTGMAAVAAALAALRLRDLTGKGQVVDISLQQTGLYTIATDVAKTLVDGRQPRRFDRTAPENPLFNTYPTGDGHWVMLVHMTPDPYWPRLCRAIGREDWAADPDLATMAGRRQRGAELAAGIEQAFLAESLASLAEKLDREGLIWAPMVELPEVVADPQLRGRDAFQPLETPAGTFETVAAPFRIRGADVRVRGAASAPGADTLDVLRAAGYTDDDIAALAERGVFG from the coding sequence ATGACCGCACCGCTCGAAGGCATCCGCGTCATCGAACTCGCCAACTACGTCGCCGCCCCCAGCGCCGGCGGCCTCCTGCGCGACCTCGGCGCCGAGGTCATCAAAATCGAACCGCCCGGCGGCGAAGTGATGCGCGGCGTTGTCCCCACCGGCACCGGCCCGGGCACCGCCCCCTTCAACTTCCTCTTCGAACTCGAAAACCGCGGCAAGCGCTCCGTCACCGTCGACCTCGACGCCCCCGGCGGCCCGGAGGTCGTCCACCGCCTGCTCGCCGGCGCCGATATCTTCCTCACCAACCTCCTCCCCCGGCGGCTCCGGCGGTTCGGCCTCACCCCGGAGGAGGTCCACGCCCGCAACCCCGGCGTCGTTGTCGTCGCCATCACCGGCTACGGCCTCGAAGGCCCCGATGCCGACCGCCCCGGCTTCGACTTCTCCGCCTTCTGGACGCGCAGCGGCATCATGTCGCTCATCGGGCACCCCGGCAGCCCGCCCGTCATCAGCCGCATTGCCCAGGGCGACCACACCACCGGCATGGCCGCCGTCGCCGCCGCCCTCGCCGCGCTCCGCCTCCGCGACCTTACCGGCAAGGGGCAGGTCGTCGATATCTCCCTCCAGCAGACCGGCCTCTACACCATCGCCACCGACGTCGCCAAGACGCTCGTCGACGGCCGCCAGCCCCGCCGGTTCGACCGCACGGCCCCCGAAAACCCGCTCTTCAACACCTACCCAACCGGCGATGGCCACTGGGTCATGCTCGTCCACATGACCCCCGACCCCTACTGGCCCCGCCTCTGCCGCGCCATCGGCCGTGAGGACTGGGCGGCCGACCCCGACCTCGCCACCATGGCCGGCCGCCGCCAGCGCGGCGCCGAACTCGCCGCCGGCATCGAACAGGCCTTCCTCGCCGAATCCCTCGCCTCGCTCGCCGAAAAACTCGACCGCGAGGGGCTCATCTGGGCGCCCATGGTCGAACTCCCCGAGGTTGTCGCCGACCCCCAGCTCCGGGGACGCGACGCCTTCCAGCCGCTCGAAACGCCCGCCGGCACCTTCGAAACCGTCGCTGCCCCCTTCCGCATCCGCGGCGCCGATGTCCGCGTCCGCGGCGCCGCCTCCGCGCCCGGCGCCGATACTCTCGACGTCCTCCGCGCCGCCGGCTACACGGACGACGACATCGCGGCCCTTGCCGAGCGCGGCGTCTTCGGCTGA
- a CDS encoding RecB family exonuclease, producing the protein MSSELFRLTHSKIETFRRCRKQYWFAYVSGLPWPEQEQTAALIVGNAVHRAMQKLCDTGHPDDGYAELDAYLRMPKHELAGPGTEGYAEALACYEAGIAAHESIASEARWAELESWAPWERAGITVRSRADRVDRLAANRWLVIDWKTGKFEVEDVTDRQLDLAHVIVRTVRRLPAEATVRAVAWNLRTGQQRVRELTRQDALHTMAYAARMAERMQAEAEFLANPGPHCGFCAWRGRCEAAARLEAEGLEWLLADGEALPEADFAEE; encoded by the coding sequence ATGTCGAGCGAGCTCTTCCGGCTGACGCACAGCAAGATCGAGACCTTCCGGCGGTGCCGGAAGCAGTACTGGTTCGCCTACGTCTCGGGGCTGCCGTGGCCGGAACAGGAGCAGACGGCGGCGCTGATTGTGGGAAACGCGGTGCACCGGGCGATGCAGAAGCTGTGCGACACGGGCCACCCGGATGACGGCTACGCGGAACTGGACGCGTACCTCCGCATGCCGAAGCACGAGCTGGCGGGGCCGGGGACGGAGGGGTACGCGGAGGCGCTCGCCTGCTACGAAGCGGGGATCGCGGCGCACGAATCGATCGCCTCGGAGGCGCGCTGGGCGGAGCTGGAGAGCTGGGCGCCGTGGGAGCGCGCGGGGATTACCGTGCGGTCGCGGGCCGACCGGGTCGACCGGCTGGCGGCGAACCGGTGGCTGGTCATCGACTGGAAGACCGGGAAGTTCGAGGTCGAGGATGTGACGGACCGGCAGCTGGACCTCGCGCACGTGATTGTGCGGACGGTGCGGCGGCTGCCGGCGGAGGCGACGGTTCGGGCGGTGGCGTGGAACCTGCGGACGGGGCAGCAGCGGGTGCGGGAGCTGACGCGGCAGGACGCGCTGCACACCATGGCGTATGCCGCCCGGATGGCGGAACGGATGCAGGCGGAGGCGGAGTTCCTCGCGAACCCGGGGCCGCACTGCGGGTTCTGCGCGTGGCGGGGGCGGTGCGAGGCGGCGGCCCGGCTGGAGGCCGAGGGGCTGGAGTGGCTGCTGGCCGATGGGGAGGCGCTGCCCGAGGCAGATTTCGCGGAGGAATGA
- a CDS encoding DinB family protein, whose translation MNRIDIEIKLNRDRAWLLETLSAMPPEELYAPRTRSEHEPGKWWSYADHFIHTTLIERNWNDMIRRHLRGEPALPRRLREDGTPQSREEVMAGIHAWTEAWADEHRGKPFGELVRIGLAVRAETLALLAELTDEQLQEKIPGAPWADGTIGGILAANADHGRMHFRWAREGSSGGQ comes from the coding sequence ATGAACCGCATCGACATCGAAATCAAGCTCAACCGCGACCGCGCCTGGCTCCTCGAAACGCTCAGCGCCATGCCCCCGGAGGAGCTCTACGCGCCCCGGACCCGCTCCGAGCACGAACCCGGGAAGTGGTGGTCGTACGCCGACCACTTCATCCACACCACCCTCATCGAGCGGAACTGGAACGACATGATCCGCCGCCACCTCCGCGGCGAACCTGCCCTCCCGCGCCGCCTCCGCGAGGACGGCACCCCGCAGTCCCGCGAGGAGGTGATGGCCGGCATCCACGCCTGGACCGAAGCCTGGGCCGATGAACACCGCGGCAAACCGTTCGGCGAACTGGTCCGCATCGGCCTCGCCGTGCGTGCCGAGACCCTCGCCCTCCTCGCCGAACTCACCGACGAGCAGCTCCAGGAGAAAATCCCCGGCGCACCCTGGGCCGACGGCACCATCGGCGGCATCCTCGCCGCCAACGCCGACCACGGCCGCATGCACTTCCGCTGGGCCCGCGAAGGTTCGTCCGGAGGACAGTGA
- a CDS encoding pyridoxal phosphate-dependent decarboxylase family protein: MPMPERGRPWPELAAEMEAMRAGDLDWRRGRHGAYVWYASDDLEHVLREAFGMFLVENGLGIRVFPSLARMESEVLETVADLLGGPGAPGIFTSGGTESIFLAVAAMREWARATRPGLQRPGVVAPHSAHPALDKAAHYLGLEVRRVPVGPDFRADPAAMATAIDGQTIGLYASAPSYALGMVDPIAELGQLAAARGLWLHVDACVGGILGPFVRELGYPVPPFAFEVEGVTSVSADLHKSGFAAKPASTVLFRTEAHREFARFTFSDWPGGTYSSLTFTGTRPGGAIAAAWAAFQFLGREGYRELAGASMRARAAIESGLRAIDGVRIHGEPQLFAFAWAAEGVSMGRVAAALAREGWVAARTTSPDGIHVMATPIHERYADEYVAAAARAVAAARAAAGPALERPAAYN; encoded by the coding sequence ATGCCCATGCCCGAACGCGGCCGCCCGTGGCCCGAACTCGCCGCCGAAATGGAGGCCATGCGCGCCGGCGACCTCGACTGGCGGCGCGGCCGCCACGGCGCCTACGTCTGGTACGCCTCCGACGACCTCGAACACGTCCTCCGCGAAGCCTTCGGGATGTTCCTCGTCGAGAACGGCCTCGGCATCCGCGTCTTCCCCAGCCTCGCCCGCATGGAATCTGAGGTCCTCGAAACGGTCGCCGACCTCCTCGGCGGCCCCGGCGCTCCCGGCATCTTCACCAGCGGCGGCACCGAGAGCATCTTCCTTGCCGTCGCCGCCATGCGGGAGTGGGCCCGCGCAACCCGCCCCGGCCTCCAGCGCCCCGGCGTCGTCGCGCCGCACTCCGCCCATCCCGCGCTGGATAAGGCCGCCCACTACCTCGGGCTCGAAGTCCGCCGCGTGCCCGTCGGCCCGGACTTCCGCGCCGACCCGGCAGCCATGGCGACCGCGATTGATGGCCAGACCATCGGCCTCTACGCCTCCGCTCCCTCCTACGCTCTCGGCATGGTCGACCCCATCGCCGAACTCGGCCAGCTCGCCGCCGCCCGCGGGCTCTGGCTCCACGTCGATGCCTGCGTCGGCGGCATCCTCGGCCCCTTCGTCCGCGAGCTCGGCTACCCGGTCCCGCCCTTCGCCTTCGAGGTCGAGGGGGTGACCTCCGTCTCGGCCGACCTCCACAAGTCCGGCTTCGCGGCCAAGCCCGCCTCCACCGTCCTCTTCCGCACCGAGGCCCACCGCGAGTTCGCCCGCTTCACCTTCAGCGACTGGCCCGGCGGAACCTACTCCAGCCTCACCTTCACCGGGACGCGCCCCGGCGGGGCGATCGCCGCCGCGTGGGCCGCCTTCCAGTTCCTCGGCCGCGAAGGCTACCGCGAACTCGCCGGAGCGAGCATGCGCGCCCGCGCTGCCATCGAATCCGGGCTCCGCGCCATCGATGGCGTCCGCATCCACGGCGAGCCGCAGCTCTTCGCCTTCGCCTGGGCCGCCGAAGGGGTCAGCATGGGCCGCGTTGCCGCCGCCCTCGCCCGCGAGGGCTGGGTCGCGGCCCGCACCACCTCGCCCGACGGCATCCACGTCATGGCCACGCCGATCCATGAGCGGTACGCCGACGAGTACGTCGCCGCAGCCGCCCGCGCCGTCGCCGCGGCCCGCGCCGCAGCAGGCCCGGCCCTGGAACGCCCGGCAGCCTACAACTGA
- a CDS encoding aspartate kinase, translated as MLVVQKYGGTSVADAERIRHVAGRIIRRVRQGDQVVAVVSAMGSATDDLIDLALQVAPDPDPRELDMLLSTGEQVSVALLAMALKALGQEAVGLTGQQAGIIAQGRHYQGRISRVEADRVRAELAAGRVPVVAGYWGVNEHQEIFTLGRGASDTTAVALAIALGADLCETCKDVEGIYTADPRIVPTARKLKDIAYEEMLEMATQGAQVMHNRAVELASVYNVPILVTSSMVEAPGTLIRGEAELEERNRVRGIAHDLDVAKITVRRVPDRPGIAANIFEPLAEAGISVDTIVQNASEDNLTDLSFTVSRADLRRAEQLMPEICARVGAPEWSSNASLGKVSIVGVGIQTAPGYAARMFRALYDAGINIELISTSEIRLTCIIAADRVHDAVRALHDAFELEKPGDDAGS; from the coding sequence ATGCTCGTCGTCCAGAAGTACGGCGGAACCTCCGTGGCCGATGCCGAGCGCATCCGCCACGTCGCCGGCCGTATCATCCGCCGTGTCCGCCAGGGCGACCAGGTCGTCGCCGTCGTCTCCGCCATGGGCTCCGCGACCGACGACCTCATCGACCTCGCCCTCCAGGTCGCCCCCGACCCCGACCCGCGCGAGCTCGACATGCTCCTCTCCACCGGCGAGCAGGTCTCCGTCGCCCTCCTCGCCATGGCCCTCAAAGCGCTCGGCCAGGAGGCCGTCGGCCTCACCGGCCAGCAGGCCGGCATCATCGCCCAGGGCCGCCACTACCAGGGCCGCATCTCCCGCGTCGAGGCCGACCGCGTCCGCGCCGAACTCGCCGCCGGCCGCGTCCCCGTCGTCGCCGGCTACTGGGGCGTCAACGAGCACCAGGAGATCTTCACCCTCGGCCGCGGCGCCAGCGATACCACCGCCGTCGCCCTCGCCATCGCCCTTGGCGCCGACCTCTGCGAAACCTGCAAGGACGTCGAGGGCATCTACACCGCCGACCCCCGCATTGTCCCAACCGCCCGCAAGCTGAAGGACATCGCCTACGAAGAGATGCTCGAAATGGCCACGCAGGGCGCACAGGTCATGCACAACCGCGCGGTCGAGCTCGCATCCGTCTACAACGTCCCCATCCTCGTCACCTCCAGCATGGTCGAGGCCCCGGGGACGCTCATCCGAGGGGAGGCCGAATTGGAAGAACGGAACCGCGTCCGCGGCATCGCTCACGACCTCGATGTCGCAAAAATCACCGTCCGCCGCGTGCCCGACCGGCCCGGCATCGCCGCCAACATCTTCGAACCCCTCGCCGAAGCCGGCATCAGCGTCGACACCATCGTCCAGAACGCCTCCGAAGATAACCTCACCGACCTCTCCTTCACCGTCTCCCGGGCCGACCTCCGCCGCGCCGAACAGCTCATGCCCGAGATCTGCGCCCGCGTCGGCGCCCCCGAATGGTCCAGCAACGCCAGCCTCGGCAAGGTCAGCATCGTCGGTGTCGGCATCCAGACGGCCCCCGGCTACGCCGCCCGCATGTTCCGCGCCCTCTACGACGCCGGCATCAACATCGAGCTCATCTCCACCAGCGAAATCCGCCTCACCTGCATCATCGCTGCCGACCGCGTCCACGACGCCGTCCGCGCACTCCACGACGCCTTCGAACTCGAAAAGCCCGGCGACGACGCCGGCTCCTGA
- a CDS encoding MaoC family dehydratase yields MNRRASRPITAFLDGEDRPDIPNPIHSTGVARQYGFAGPLVGGVTVCGWLVPPILDLLGDAWLESGWADVRFRRPVYPGDDLEAAAEEIAPGIVAIRMLKADGAAAIEGEAGLGDAPWLDELAWPERREPVPPRADLPELTLAAAPRGRDLDPMAVELSVEEAHAWALEKQRDAHDRWVGDAPLAHPSWLAARMTPLLKHSFSYGPSIHTRSRVQHLAPARAGQSFVVAGRFVDARDERGHHVAVIDGAIFASDGRPVARLRHTTIFRIRPA; encoded by the coding sequence GTGAACCGCCGGGCATCGCGCCCCATCACCGCCTTCCTCGACGGCGAAGACCGGCCCGATATCCCGAATCCCATCCACTCCACCGGGGTCGCCCGCCAGTACGGCTTCGCCGGCCCCCTCGTCGGCGGCGTCACCGTCTGCGGCTGGCTCGTCCCTCCCATCCTCGACCTCCTCGGCGACGCATGGCTCGAATCCGGCTGGGCCGATGTCCGGTTCCGCCGCCCCGTCTACCCCGGCGACGACCTCGAAGCGGCCGCTGAGGAGATTGCCCCCGGCATCGTTGCCATCCGCATGCTGAAGGCCGATGGCGCTGCCGCCATCGAAGGCGAAGCCGGCCTCGGCGATGCGCCCTGGCTCGACGAGCTCGCCTGGCCGGAGCGGCGCGAGCCGGTCCCGCCCCGCGCCGACCTCCCCGAACTTACCCTCGCCGCCGCCCCGCGCGGCCGCGACCTCGACCCCATGGCCGTCGAGCTCTCCGTGGAGGAGGCCCACGCGTGGGCGCTGGAAAAGCAGCGTGACGCCCACGACCGCTGGGTCGGCGATGCCCCGCTGGCCCATCCCTCCTGGCTTGCCGCGCGGATGACCCCGCTGCTGAAACACTCCTTCAGCTACGGACCGTCCATCCACACGCGCAGCCGGGTCCAGCACCTCGCGCCGGCCCGCGCCGGCCAGTCGTTCGTGGTCGCCGGCCGGTTCGTGGACGCCCGCGACGAGCGCGGCCACCACGTCGCCGTCATTGATGGCGCCATCTTCGCCTCCGACGGCCGGCCCGTTGCGCGGCTCCGCCACACCACCATCTTTCGCATCCGCCCCGCCTGA
- a CDS encoding GNAT family N-acetyltransferase yields the protein MPSGFVIRPAMPAEEADLYAIHRAAMEVYVTQTWGPWDDAWQQDRFAGSWPDLRLAIEVEGELAGFLDLDEQGDSVDIAALELAPRWQRHGIGSAIIRAVQARAAELERPVTLQVLKVNPARSLVERLGFRQVGETDTHYQMAWQARA from the coding sequence ATGCCCTCCGGTTTCGTCATCCGCCCGGCCATGCCCGCCGAAGAGGCCGACCTCTACGCCATCCACCGCGCGGCCATGGAGGTCTACGTCACCCAGACCTGGGGCCCCTGGGACGACGCCTGGCAGCAGGACCGCTTCGCCGGCAGCTGGCCCGACCTCCGCCTCGCCATCGAAGTCGAGGGCGAGCTCGCCGGCTTCCTCGACCTCGACGAACAGGGCGACTCCGTCGACATCGCCGCGCTCGAACTGGCCCCGCGCTGGCAGCGGCACGGCATCGGTTCGGCCATCATCCGCGCCGTCCAGGCCCGTGCCGCCGAACTCGAACGCCCCGTCACCCTCCAGGTCCTCAAGGTGAACCCCGCCCGCTCCCTCGTCGAACGGCTCGGCTTCCGCCAGGTCGGCGAAACCGACACTCACTACCAGATGGCCTGGCAGGCCCGGGCGTGA
- a CDS encoding cytochrome P450 — protein sequence MELDLGCEASIRDPAGYFASARGGGDVQWSDRHRAWLLLSHAEVAGAFRDHQRLSSDRMDTFERAARGRSEAFHRAVEMLHAWLNFRDPPAHTRLREPLASAFTPRAVSGLEARIRAIVAERLDALAAAQGPVDLSAEFARPLPALVIAAVLGVEGEERERFQAWSDDIASLVFSLRPGAVEEEPVARAAQEFIAFFERHIEREQREPGDSLLSYVVQAEGDRLSAIELVGLCTLLLFGGHETTTTLLINTLATLLERPDLRAWLREHPGADETAVEEFMRVGGPARTMPRKVREEHERGGLLLRPGQTVFLCIAAANHDPAVSERPGEIDLLRDPNPQLGFGWGLHYCLGANLARLEARIALRMLLDRFPAMRPAGPIPAVRGGVMGFGRRPVPALLR from the coding sequence ATGGAGCTCGACCTCGGCTGCGAGGCCTCCATCCGCGACCCGGCGGGGTACTTCGCCAGCGCCCGGGGAGGCGGCGATGTGCAGTGGAGCGACCGCCACCGCGCGTGGCTGCTGCTCTCGCATGCGGAGGTGGCCGGAGCGTTCCGCGACCACCAGCGCCTCTCGTCAGACCGGATGGATACGTTCGAGCGGGCAGCGCGGGGGCGTTCGGAGGCGTTCCACCGGGCGGTGGAAATGCTGCACGCCTGGCTGAACTTCCGCGACCCGCCGGCGCACACCCGGCTGCGGGAGCCGCTGGCCTCGGCGTTCACGCCGCGGGCCGTGAGCGGGCTGGAGGCGCGCATCCGGGCGATCGTGGCCGAGCGGCTGGATGCGCTGGCGGCGGCGCAGGGGCCGGTCGACCTCTCGGCGGAGTTCGCGCGGCCGCTGCCGGCGCTGGTCATCGCGGCGGTGCTGGGCGTCGAAGGCGAGGAGCGGGAGCGGTTCCAGGCGTGGTCGGACGACATCGCGAGCCTCGTGTTTTCGCTGCGGCCAGGTGCGGTGGAGGAGGAGCCGGTGGCCCGGGCGGCGCAGGAGTTCATTGCCTTCTTCGAGCGGCACATCGAACGGGAGCAGCGGGAGCCGGGCGATTCGCTCCTTTCGTACGTGGTGCAGGCCGAAGGGGACCGGCTCTCGGCGATCGAGCTGGTGGGGCTGTGCACGCTGCTGCTGTTCGGCGGGCACGAAACGACAACGACGCTGCTCATCAACACGCTGGCGACGCTGCTGGAGCGGCCCGACCTGCGGGCCTGGCTGCGGGAGCACCCGGGGGCGGACGAGACGGCGGTGGAGGAGTTCATGCGGGTGGGCGGCCCGGCGCGGACGATGCCGCGGAAGGTGCGGGAGGAGCACGAGCGCGGCGGGCTGCTGCTGCGGCCGGGACAGACGGTCTTCCTCTGCATTGCGGCGGCGAACCACGACCCCGCGGTCTCCGAGCGCCCGGGCGAGATTGACCTGCTGCGCGACCCGAACCCCCAGCTTGGGTTCGGGTGGGGGCTGCACTACTGCCTCGGGGCGAACCTCGCACGGCTGGAGGCGCGGATTGCCCTGCGGATGCTGCTCGATCGGTTCCCGGCGATGCGCCCGGCGGGCCCGATCCCGGCGGTGCGCGGCGGGGTGATGGGGTTCGGGCGGCGGCCGGTGCCGGCGCTCCTGCGCTAG
- a CDS encoding phosphoribosylanthranilate isomerase, with translation MILRRPRVQIAGISTLADALACEAAGVDAIGFTIGLPTGPHNGLDEAGAAAIIRALPPSITPVLITYRVTAAEVVPMCREMGVSQVQLHAPAEPAEIQRMRAALPGLKVILAVNVTGPEAIGLASERARYADALILDTFDPATGRRGATGLVHDWSISARIVETVDVPVILAGGLTPQNVAAAIRRVRPWGVDVHTGVERPDGTTDPDLVRAFTAIAHATPVPVRG, from the coding sequence ATGATCCTCCGCCGCCCGCGCGTGCAGATCGCCGGCATCTCCACCCTCGCCGATGCGCTCGCCTGCGAGGCGGCCGGCGTCGATGCCATCGGCTTCACCATCGGCCTCCCGACGGGCCCCCACAACGGCCTCGACGAAGCCGGCGCCGCGGCCATCATCCGGGCCCTGCCGCCCTCCATCACGCCGGTCCTCATCACCTACCGCGTCACCGCCGCCGAGGTGGTCCCGATGTGCCGGGAGATGGGCGTCAGCCAGGTCCAGCTCCACGCCCCGGCCGAACCCGCTGAAATCCAGCGCATGCGCGCGGCGCTCCCCGGCCTCAAGGTGATCCTTGCCGTCAACGTCACCGGCCCGGAAGCGATCGGCCTCGCCAGCGAACGCGCCCGCTACGCCGATGCGCTCATCCTCGACACCTTCGACCCGGCCACCGGCCGCCGCGGCGCCACCGGTCTCGTCCACGACTGGTCCATCAGCGCCCGCATCGTCGAAACCGTCGATGTGCCCGTTATCCTCGCCGGCGGGCTCACCCCGCAGAACGTCGCTGCCGCCATCCGCCGCGTCCGCCCGTGGGGCGTCGATGTCCACACCGGCGTCGAGCGCCCCGACGGCACCACCGACCCCGACCTCGTCAGGGCGTTCACCGCTATCGCCCATGCGACCCCGGTGCCCGTCCGGGGCTAG
- a CDS encoding gamma-glutamyl-gamma-aminobutyrate hydrolase family protein, producing MPPIVLLPLGAAERKSDETYVRALEAAGLAVEVVRPGRPLPPVRHAAGLVLAGGTDIDPARYGEPPHPAAYPPEPARDALERDLVAAADAAGMPLLAICRGLQLLNVARGGGLIQHLPDLVGHGNHADAPPPGEKHRPAHTVAVETDGPLRALLGPGPFEVNSRHHQAADPARIGRGLRIAARADDGVIEALEPDAPGERFLLAVQWHPEDIALGPAGPMRDQARALFDAFAAAAREFAAR from the coding sequence ATGCCCCCCATCGTCCTCCTCCCCCTGGGCGCCGCCGAACGCAAGAGCGACGAAACCTACGTCCGCGCCCTCGAAGCCGCCGGCCTCGCTGTCGAGGTCGTCCGCCCCGGCCGGCCGCTGCCGCCGGTCCGGCACGCTGCCGGGCTCGTCCTCGCGGGCGGCACCGACATCGACCCCGCCCGCTACGGCGAGCCGCCCCACCCCGCCGCCTACCCCCCGGAGCCGGCGCGCGACGCCCTCGAACGCGACCTCGTCGCCGCCGCCGACGCCGCCGGCATGCCCCTCCTCGCCATCTGCCGCGGCCTCCAGCTCCTGAATGTCGCCCGCGGAGGCGGTCTCATCCAGCACCTCCCCGACCTCGTCGGCCACGGGAACCACGCCGATGCGCCCCCGCCCGGCGAAAAGCACCGCCCGGCGCACACCGTCGCTGTCGAAACCGACGGTCCCCTCCGGGCCCTCCTCGGCCCCGGCCCGTTCGAGGTCAACTCCCGCCACCACCAGGCGGCCGACCCGGCCCGCATCGGGCGCGGCCTCCGCATCGCCGCCCGCGCCGACGACGGCGTCATCGAAGCCCTCGAACCCGACGCCCCCGGCGAGCGCTTCCTCCTCGCCGTCCAGTGGCACCCCGAAGATATCGCCCTCGGGCCCGCCGGGCCGATGCGCGACCAGGCCCGCGCCCTCTTCGACGCCTTCGCCGCCGCAGCCCGGGAGTTCGCCGCCCGATGA